In Nitrospira sp., a single genomic region encodes these proteins:
- a CDS encoding M48 family metallopeptidase, translating into MDANALCFGADFPATGLPCHVEIVPSGITLRFDGQPLRPDGDVVPFSNLSVSAGGLDHDQLVVRWSEEQGRRTLYLKDHALIRAFRETAPNIVTGELEAAASMVRQNRRTRRISWVAAIALVLSLGSVLWFGSDLAVNVAVDRIPVEWERQLGEAAYRDFLARHTVVKEGPAVDAVQEMTRRLTDQIPDDPYRFEVTVVRSDVVNAFALPGGYVVVFTGLLQKAETGEEVAGVLSHELSHVLQRHGLERIVKQVGLMTVLSIVLGDQQGLIGLTKQIGGELLTLKFGRAQETEADVAGLRLLNRARIDSNGLVRFFERMAEQEHEPIAILSTHPISAARVERLKEEAKALPKLSGESFTFDWKHVQGSLQSPR; encoded by the coding sequence ATGGATGCCAATGCTCTTTGTTTCGGCGCCGATTTTCCCGCTACCGGGTTGCCCTGCCATGTGGAAATCGTTCCCTCCGGCATCACGCTTCGATTTGACGGTCAGCCGCTACGACCGGACGGGGACGTCGTTCCCTTTAGCAACCTGTCCGTGTCAGCCGGCGGGCTGGACCATGATCAACTCGTTGTGAGATGGAGCGAGGAACAAGGGAGGCGAACGCTTTATCTAAAGGACCATGCGCTGATTCGAGCGTTCCGGGAGACGGCGCCGAACATCGTGACCGGAGAACTGGAAGCGGCGGCTTCCATGGTCCGGCAGAACCGACGAACGCGGCGGATCTCCTGGGTTGCCGCGATCGCGCTGGTCCTGTCCCTTGGATCGGTCCTTTGGTTCGGCTCCGATCTCGCGGTGAACGTGGCGGTCGATCGTATCCCCGTGGAGTGGGAGCGGCAACTCGGTGAGGCGGCCTATCGCGATTTCCTCGCGCGCCACACTGTGGTCAAGGAGGGACCGGCCGTTGACGCGGTTCAGGAAATGACCCGTCGCTTGACGGATCAGATCCCCGATGATCCGTACCGCTTCGAGGTGACTGTCGTCAGAAGTGATGTGGTCAACGCGTTCGCGTTGCCGGGCGGCTACGTGGTGGTGTTCACGGGCCTCCTTCAGAAAGCGGAGACCGGGGAGGAGGTTGCCGGTGTCCTAAGCCATGAACTCAGTCATGTCCTTCAGCGCCACGGATTGGAGCGGATCGTGAAGCAGGTCGGGTTGATGACCGTGTTGTCGATCGTTCTGGGCGACCAGCAGGGTCTGATCGGCCTGACGAAACAGATCGGCGGGGAGCTGCTCACGCTCAAATTCGGCCGTGCCCAGGAGACCGAAGCGGATGTGGCAGGCCTGCGACTGCTCAACCGGGCTAGGATCGATTCCAACGGTCTTGTGCGGTTCTTCGAGCGCATGGCTGAACAAGAGCATGAGCCCATCGCCATACTGTCGACGCATCCGATCAGCGCGGCACGCGTCGAGCGATTGAAGGAGGAGGCGAAAGCTTTGCCGAAGCTGTCCGGCGAATCCTTTACGTTCGATTGGAAACACGTGCAGGGCTCACTGCAGAGCCCTCGATAA
- a CDS encoding metallophosphoesterase family protein, translating to MDVRLGVVADTHGLFDPALGRHFLGVDRIIHAGDIGDVAVIEQLQRIAPIIAVSGNVDSGQAGRFPAETVIELAGYRIAVRHIVYEGGKIRRDAQLFLDRTQPDICIFGHSHKPRIEWIGRLLLFNPGSAGPRRFSLPRSLGLLLIQDDDRQAVHIPLPDRAERLCPADGQSASSDRTRPSSNCAVGHSARAGRIKAKGGKR from the coding sequence ATGGATGTTCGATTGGGCGTCGTGGCCGACACCCATGGCCTTTTCGATCCGGCTCTTGGAAGACATTTCCTGGGAGTCGATCGCATCATTCATGCGGGCGATATCGGGGATGTTGCCGTGATCGAGCAGCTGCAGCGGATTGCGCCGATAATCGCGGTATCGGGCAACGTGGACAGCGGACAGGCCGGACGGTTTCCGGCGGAAACGGTGATCGAGCTTGCCGGATACCGGATCGCCGTGCGGCACATCGTCTATGAGGGCGGAAAGATACGGCGGGACGCACAGCTTTTCTTGGATCGCACGCAGCCGGATATTTGTATCTTTGGACACTCGCACAAGCCGCGCATCGAGTGGATCGGCCGCCTCTTGTTGTTCAATCCAGGGTCGGCGGGGCCGAGACGATTCAGTTTGCCGCGCTCTCTCGGCCTGCTCTTGATCCAAGACGATGATCGACAGGCCGTGCATATCCCGTTGCCCGATCGGGCGGAGCGGTTGTGCCCCGCCGACGGACAGAGCGCATCGTCCGATCGAACTCGACCGTCGTCCAACTGCGCGGTTGGACATTCCGCCCGAGCTGGTCGCATAAAAGCAAAAGGAGGCAAGCGGTGA
- a CDS encoding DUF3015 family protein, giving the protein MNHLFNGMIALLVSTSFWPTSMAHSAVTNPDTGPGCGLGRQLWEDWKGKKQIAPQLFMASTNVTGSYTFAITSGTSGCSNDGTIWDSQKAGLFLEINYANVMDDMARGGGEHLASMATLMGVSEGKQPEFFAMTQERYVSLVNAGEASPVAMVKALNDVVVSYPASTTVASE; this is encoded by the coding sequence GTGAACCATCTGTTCAACGGTATGATCGCACTTCTCGTGAGCACCAGTTTCTGGCCGACATCCATGGCGCATTCCGCCGTTACCAATCCCGACACCGGTCCGGGATGCGGTTTAGGAAGGCAGCTGTGGGAGGATTGGAAGGGCAAGAAGCAGATCGCGCCCCAGTTGTTCATGGCGTCCACCAATGTCACCGGGAGCTATACGTTCGCGATCACCTCCGGTACGTCAGGCTGCAGCAATGACGGAACGATTTGGGACAGTCAGAAAGCCGGGCTCTTCCTCGAAATCAACTACGCGAATGTGATGGACGACATGGCCCGTGGAGGAGGCGAGCATCTCGCGTCCATGGCGACTTTGATGGGCGTGTCCGAGGGCAAGCAGCCCGAATTCTTCGCCATGACACAGGAACGTTATGTCTCACTTGTGAATGCTGGTGAAGCCTCTCCCGTGGCCATGGTAAAAGCTCTGAATGACGTCGTCGTATCGTATCCGGCATCGACCACCGTCGCGTCCGAGTAA
- a CDS encoding DUF4105 domain-containing protein, with protein sequence MSRCTLTLSLLLAFSPWSIAATERSDLSYIDELIAQARSAKLFEEREWHLLLHYRPRLFGGFTSEQDDPGFFLSDGGKTDPQAELEATLRRFFSADAVGRSKQPAQCAFIARYQWLKEKLAFDAARLPPETCTRFEEWLAELNPQSITLIFASSFVNNPASSFGHTFLRVDQRGQTDQTRILAYTINYAAEVPRDAGWMYPIKGLFGGFKGYYMTPPYYLKVREYRDIENRDIWEYRLNFSERQVRRLLEHAWEMGNAYFDYFFLKENCSYQLLWLMEYADPSLHLTDSFYLWTVPADTVRLIAVDPGRVTSVTYRPSRSNVVRRKRESLSPDQRALAQHIAGDPSAVTDPAFARLPAAQQAFLLDLASDYLRYRMDTTDKPLPEVKERNREVLAARSRLRIPSPEFPVTPFATQPELGHKTSRASLGGGWRNNDTFEELAVRAGYHDLLDPEPGYTPDAQIELASVTARYYNRADQARIERVTLANIVSLSPIDSVFHSPSWKFDLGMNTIKFNGCQLCSNGVLGGGVGGALESKWLRREVFFAFAEVEADYSVAYEDRYRAGGGGTAGFLADLTERWKILASGSYFKYPLGDKSDDVRWFVGQRVTLSQNAALRLEYRHRDQDNDVVFSVQGFF encoded by the coding sequence GTGTCTCGCTGCACTCTGACCCTCTCTCTTCTCCTCGCATTTTCGCCATGGTCGATCGCTGCGACGGAACGATCAGATCTATCGTACATCGACGAGCTTATCGCACAGGCGCGCTCGGCGAAACTCTTCGAGGAACGTGAATGGCATCTCCTTCTGCACTACAGACCGAGGCTCTTCGGTGGATTCACCAGCGAGCAGGATGACCCGGGATTCTTCCTTTCCGATGGCGGGAAAACCGATCCGCAGGCCGAGTTGGAGGCGACCTTGCGCCGTTTCTTCTCGGCGGACGCCGTGGGGCGGTCGAAACAGCCGGCGCAGTGTGCGTTCATCGCCCGGTATCAGTGGTTGAAGGAGAAGCTGGCCTTCGACGCCGCGCGCCTGCCGCCTGAAACCTGCACCCGTTTCGAAGAATGGCTCGCGGAACTCAACCCTCAATCCATCACCCTCATTTTCGCCTCCTCGTTCGTCAACAATCCCGCCTCGTCTTTCGGTCACACCTTTCTCCGTGTGGATCAGAGGGGTCAGACGGATCAAACCAGAATTCTGGCCTATACCATCAACTATGCAGCCGAGGTGCCACGAGACGCCGGATGGATGTATCCCATCAAAGGTCTGTTCGGAGGGTTCAAGGGCTACTACATGACGCCGCCCTACTATCTGAAGGTACGGGAGTATCGGGATATCGAGAATCGCGACATATGGGAATATCGCCTCAATTTCTCGGAGCGGCAGGTCCGTCGACTGCTCGAGCACGCGTGGGAAATGGGCAATGCCTATTTCGATTACTTCTTCTTGAAGGAAAACTGTTCCTACCAGCTCTTGTGGCTCATGGAGTATGCTGACCCGTCCTTACATCTGACCGATTCCTTCTATCTTTGGACGGTTCCGGCCGATACCGTGCGGTTGATTGCCGTCGATCCCGGTCGGGTCACCAGCGTGACGTATCGGCCCTCGCGGAGCAACGTGGTGAGGCGAAAACGCGAGTCGCTTTCGCCCGACCAGCGTGCCTTGGCGCAACACATCGCGGGCGATCCGAGCGCCGTGACCGATCCCGCCTTCGCACGCCTCCCGGCCGCTCAACAGGCGTTCCTCCTCGACCTCGCGTCCGACTATCTCCGCTATCGCATGGATACGACGGACAAACCTCTTCCCGAAGTGAAAGAACGAAACCGGGAGGTCTTGGCTGCCAGGAGCCGATTACGCATTCCGTCGCCGGAGTTCCCCGTCACGCCCTTCGCCACTCAGCCTGAGCTGGGCCACAAGACCTCTCGAGCCTCCCTCGGAGGCGGGTGGCGCAACAATGACACATTCGAGGAATTGGCCGTGCGAGCGGGGTACCATGATTTGCTCGATCCGGAGCCGGGTTACACTCCGGATGCGCAAATCGAGCTGGCGTCGGTCACCGCCCGTTATTACAACCGGGCCGATCAGGCAAGGATCGAGCGCGTCACGCTCGCGAACATTGTCTCGCTGTCGCCGATCGATTCGGTCTTTCATTCGCCTTCGTGGAAGTTCGACCTTGGGATGAACACGATCAAGTTCAACGGGTGTCAACTCTGCAGCAACGGGGTGCTCGGCGGAGGCGTCGGAGGGGCCCTGGAGTCCAAGTGGCTCCGCCGGGAAGTGTTTTTTGCGTTTGCGGAAGTCGAAGCCGACTACAGTGTGGCATATGAGGATCGGTATCGGGCTGGAGGAGGTGGAACGGCGGGGTTTCTGGCGGATCTGACCGAGCGTTGGAAGATACTGGCTTCAGGAAGCTATTTCAAATACCCGCTGGGCGACAAATCCGATGACGTGCGGTGGTTCGTCGGGCAACGGGTCACGCTGTCTCAGAATGCGGCGTTACGCCTGGAATATCGCCATCGCGATCAGGATAACGACGTGGTCTTCTCGGTTCAGGGATTTTTCTGA
- a CDS encoding TRL-like family protein, whose amino-acid sequence MKKKAYVLLSAAFVTAFGLSLAGCMPVASPVTGIIFTEVKYGFMATTATAATKEGKACAQTILGWVATGDASLTAAKAAGGITTVSHVDHTAKNILGIVADYCTIVKGS is encoded by the coding sequence ATGAAGAAGAAGGCATATGTACTCTTGTCCGCCGCGTTCGTCACGGCATTCGGTCTGAGCTTGGCCGGTTGCATGCCGGTTGCGTCGCCGGTGACCGGCATCATCTTCACCGAAGTCAAGTACGGCTTCATGGCGACCACGGCCACGGCAGCCACGAAGGAAGGAAAGGCCTGCGCCCAGACCATTCTCGGATGGGTCGCGACCGGTGATGCCAGCTTGACGGCCGCCAAGGCAGCCGGAGGAATCACCACAGTCTCGCACGTCGACCACACGGCCAAGAACATCCTCGGAATCGTGGCCGACTACTGCACGATCGTGAAGGGTAGCTGA
- a CDS encoding outer membrane beta-barrel protein has protein sequence MALSIWAFGLLTLLGVPFTVRAESETRTDVYLSLYAMGSWPYNRDAFVLSGPAPGTSVGNGAGAGLKVAVFPVIGKGFLGIELESMGNSSNLSVPLTTGPGAGTVGRTNLWVFNSMANLILRYPGLPVIPYVGVGGGLSQGVLSSANIPGRSDQDFESSAAFGYQVFGGLQSNVTKRIFIFGEYKYLSANYHWQALALDYRSQYAAAGIGLRF, from the coding sequence ATGGCACTGTCCATCTGGGCGTTCGGCCTCCTGACTCTTTTGGGCGTTCCATTCACCGTACGGGCGGAATCGGAAACACGTACGGACGTCTACCTGAGCCTCTATGCCATGGGGAGCTGGCCCTACAATCGCGATGCATTTGTGCTTTCCGGTCCTGCTCCCGGCACCAGTGTGGGAAATGGAGCGGGGGCAGGTCTGAAGGTGGCGGTGTTCCCGGTCATTGGAAAGGGATTTCTCGGCATTGAACTTGAGTCCATGGGCAACAGCAGCAACCTCTCTGTTCCGCTCACGACCGGGCCGGGGGCGGGGACGGTGGGGCGTACCAATCTGTGGGTGTTCAACTCCATGGCGAATCTCATCCTTCGATATCCCGGGCTGCCCGTCATTCCCTACGTCGGGGTCGGCGGAGGGCTCTCGCAGGGTGTGCTCAGCAGTGCCAATATTCCCGGCCGTTCAGATCAGGATTTCGAGAGTTCGGCGGCATTCGGCTATCAGGTCTTCGGGGGACTGCAGAGCAATGTGACGAAGCGGATCTTCATCTTCGGGGAATACAAATACTTGTCGGCCAACTATCACTGGCAGGCGCTGGCTCTGGACTATCGCTCCCAGTATGCGGCGGCCGGAATCGGCCTGCGCTTCTAG
- a CDS encoding alpha/beta hydrolase produces MSGMLDRFFVFHPDAWDDQDWTLRSGLPLEDVWFSSADGTKLFGWYVEAAADRPVILWCHGNAGNVINRLDNLVRLFKSSFSVFLFDYRGYGRSQGRPSEAGLYLDAVGAYDYLVRTRMIRPERLIVFGRSLGAAVAGDLAAQKPAAGLVLESSFPSIEAVAKSHYGGLPLHWLLGAEFRLIDRLPALSLPKLIIHGDQDDIIPLVLGRQVFDGSLPPKSLYVIAGAGHNDTYVIGGSVYFNRFTEFALAAVRA; encoded by the coding sequence ATGAGCGGCATGCTTGATCGATTCTTCGTGTTTCACCCCGATGCATGGGACGACCAGGATTGGACGCTGCGAAGCGGTTTGCCGTTGGAAGATGTTTGGTTTTCTTCGGCAGACGGGACCAAGCTCTTCGGGTGGTACGTAGAAGCGGCCGCGGACCGTCCGGTGATCCTCTGGTGCCACGGCAACGCCGGAAACGTGATCAACCGCCTCGACAATCTGGTTCGGCTGTTCAAGTCGTCGTTCTCGGTCTTTCTGTTCGACTATCGGGGCTATGGCCGCAGCCAAGGCCGTCCGTCCGAGGCGGGGTTGTATCTGGACGCGGTCGGCGCCTATGACTACCTGGTCAGAACGAGGATGATCCGCCCCGAGCGGCTGATTGTGTTCGGCCGGTCACTCGGCGCCGCGGTGGCGGGCGACCTCGCCGCTCAGAAACCGGCCGCCGGCCTGGTGCTGGAATCATCGTTTCCCTCGATCGAGGCGGTCGCCAAGTCTCATTACGGCGGTCTTCCGCTTCACTGGCTCCTGGGGGCTGAATTTCGCCTGATCGACCGGTTACCCGCCTTGTCGTTGCCGAAGCTAATCATCCACGGCGATCAGGACGACATCATTCCGCTGGTCTTGGGCCGGCAAGTCTTCGATGGCTCGCTGCCGCCAAAATCGCTCTACGTCATTGCCGGCGCCGGCCATAACGATACCTACGTGATCGGCGGGAGCGTATATTTCAACCGTTTCACCGAATTCGCCTTGGCCGCGGTCCGTGCTTGA
- a CDS encoding VacJ family lipoprotein, with product MNFVLTGRASCVLGLVLIVASGCAELEGTATRPLTGDGGVWNAASLATSPDLMSSGADGSASDGSRRVLAADASSPPPPRDPEPAEAAEEIFDPFAKPDEAAGEEYDPWEPLNTKIFEFNRQMDKYVLKPVAQGYDFIVPDLVQIGVGNIFYNLRFVPRFLNNIFQGKVKGASIEVGRFILNSTVGIGGFFDLAQDVNLVTPEEDLGQTLGFYGVKPGPYLIIPFLAPYTVRDLIGYVGDIFLNPINWMFAPIIEVDGVPSVISHANRNTSTVVQIGARVGEIVNDRSRNLQKFQGVEEATFDLYTAVRNAYLQQRARQIRE from the coding sequence GTGAATTTCGTGCTCACTGGGCGTGCGTCTTGTGTCCTCGGGCTCGTGCTGATCGTCGCTTCAGGCTGTGCAGAACTGGAAGGCACTGCGACTCGCCCGCTGACCGGTGACGGCGGCGTCTGGAATGCCGCGAGCCTCGCAACGTCGCCGGATCTCATGTCGAGCGGTGCAGACGGCTCCGCCTCCGACGGCTCGCGACGCGTCCTCGCCGCCGACGCGTCCTCGCCGCCACCGCCCCGTGACCCAGAGCCCGCTGAAGCCGCTGAAGAGATCTTTGATCCGTTTGCGAAGCCGGACGAGGCCGCGGGAGAGGAGTACGACCCCTGGGAGCCGCTCAACACCAAGATTTTTGAATTCAACCGTCAAATGGACAAGTATGTGCTGAAACCGGTAGCCCAGGGGTACGACTTTATTGTTCCCGATCTGGTTCAGATCGGTGTCGGCAATATCTTCTACAATCTTCGCTTCGTTCCCCGTTTTCTCAACAACATCTTTCAAGGGAAGGTGAAGGGCGCGAGCATCGAAGTCGGTCGCTTCATCCTGAACAGTACGGTCGGTATCGGGGGTTTTTTTGATCTGGCACAGGACGTCAATCTCGTGACGCCGGAGGAAGACCTGGGGCAGACCCTCGGGTTCTACGGAGTCAAACCGGGTCCGTACCTCATCATTCCCTTCCTGGCTCCCTATACCGTGAGAGATCTCATAGGCTATGTCGGGGATATCTTCCTCAATCCCATCAACTGGATGTTCGCGCCGATCATCGAGGTGGACGGTGTGCCTTCCGTCATCTCCCATGCCAACCGCAATACCAGCACGGTCGTGCAAATCGGCGCGCGCGTGGGGGAGATCGTCAACGACCGTTCCCGGAATCTTCAGAAGTTTCAAGGAGTGGAGGAAGCGACGTTCGATCTCTATACCGCGGTGCGGAATGCCTACCTGCAGCAGCGCGCCAGGCAGATCAGGGAATAG
- a CDS encoding glycine C-acetyltransferase: protein MAYSSFKDVLDRALAEIRSRGTHKSERLLLSPQGPEILVAQGRVLNLCANNYLGLANHPQIIAAAADGLQTHGYGLASVRFICGTQDLHKRLERAVSAFLGTDDTILYGSCFDANGGLFEALLDERDAVISDALNHASLIDGIRLCKATRLRYAHSDMEELESRLVQAQGCRMRLIATDGVFSMDGDLAKLDRIVDLAERYDAAVVVDDSHATGVVGRQGKGTPDHFGVADRIEIVTGTLGKALGGAAGGFTSGKAEIVELLRQRSRPYLFSNTLPPAVTAGALRALELVVAGDDLRAALRHHAAFFRARIGSLGFRLIPGDHPIIPVMVGDAALATALAEGLLAQGVYVVGFSYPVVPEGQARIRVQMSAAHTTGQLETAVQAFAKVGRQLQVIP, encoded by the coding sequence ATGGCCTATTCCTCTTTCAAAGATGTTCTCGACCGTGCGCTCGCGGAGATCCGTTCGCGCGGCACACACAAGTCCGAACGACTGCTCCTGAGTCCTCAAGGACCCGAGATTCTCGTCGCCCAGGGTCGGGTGCTGAACCTGTGTGCCAACAACTATCTCGGTCTCGCCAACCACCCGCAGATCATCGCAGCGGCGGCGGACGGACTTCAAACGCATGGATACGGATTGGCATCCGTCCGGTTCATCTGTGGAACCCAGGACCTCCACAAGCGGCTCGAGCGCGCCGTCAGCGCGTTTCTCGGCACCGACGACACCATCCTCTACGGATCCTGCTTCGACGCGAACGGAGGACTGTTCGAGGCGCTCCTGGATGAGCGCGACGCCGTCATCAGCGACGCCTTGAACCACGCGAGCCTCATCGACGGCATCAGGCTCTGCAAGGCCACACGGCTGCGGTACGCCCATTCCGACATGGAGGAACTCGAGTCACGGCTCGTGCAGGCTCAAGGCTGCCGCATGCGACTGATCGCCACCGACGGAGTGTTCTCCATGGATGGAGACTTGGCCAAGCTCGATCGCATCGTCGATCTCGCCGAGCGATATGATGCGGCCGTGGTCGTCGACGACAGTCACGCGACCGGCGTCGTGGGTCGCCAAGGAAAGGGAACGCCCGATCATTTCGGAGTGGCGGATCGCATTGAGATCGTGACGGGCACCCTGGGGAAGGCGCTCGGAGGCGCGGCGGGCGGATTCACGTCGGGCAAGGCCGAGATCGTGGAGCTGCTTCGTCAGCGATCGCGGCCATATCTGTTTTCCAATACATTGCCGCCGGCCGTCACGGCCGGCGCCCTGCGCGCGCTTGAACTCGTCGTGGCCGGCGACGACTTGCGCGCCGCGTTGCGCCATCACGCCGCGTTCTTTCGCGCCAGGATCGGCTCGCTGGGATTCCGGCTGATACCGGGCGACCATCCGATCATTCCGGTCATGGTCGGCGATGCCGCACTGGCCACAGCCCTCGCCGAGGGGTTGTTGGCGCAAGGAGTCTACGTGGTCGGCTTCAGCTATCCGGTCGTGCCGGAAGGCCAGGCCCGCATTCGCGTGCAAATGTCGGCCGCCCACACGACCGGGCAGTTGGAAACCGCCGTTCAAGCGTTTGCCAAGGTCGGACGGCAGTTGCAGGTGATTCCATAA
- the tdh gene encoding L-threonine 3-dehydrogenase, which translates to MRALLKREAKPGLELTTCPDPTPGPTDAVVRVRATSLCGTDAHIYNWDPWAHSRIHPPRIIGHEMCGEVVAIGADVTLVDVGDYVAAESHLTCGRCFQCRTGQAHVCRNYRILGVDRDGSFAEYVVLPENVLWKTASTVPPELASVQEPLGNAVDAALAEDLTGHTVLITGCGPTGLFAAAVARTAGAATIIASDVSEYRLALAKQVGVDHVLNAGTEAPNKLAASIQDITAGEGVDASLEMSGDPSALHLAFGAVKNGGRVTLFGIPTGPITCDLANEIIFKGIRVHGITGRRLFSTWYRLAGLFKAGLNIKPVITHTFPMSGFAQGFELMRSGRCGKVVLLL; encoded by the coding sequence ATGCGGGCCCTCCTCAAGCGTGAAGCGAAACCGGGCCTCGAGTTGACGACTTGTCCAGATCCCACCCCCGGGCCAACCGACGCCGTCGTCCGTGTGCGGGCGACCTCGCTGTGCGGGACCGACGCTCACATTTACAACTGGGATCCCTGGGCGCACAGCCGAATTCATCCTCCGCGCATCATCGGCCATGAAATGTGCGGTGAGGTCGTGGCGATCGGAGCCGACGTCACGCTGGTGGACGTCGGCGACTATGTGGCGGCCGAATCGCACCTGACCTGTGGCCGCTGCTTTCAGTGCCGGACGGGACAGGCGCACGTCTGCCGGAACTATCGGATTCTCGGCGTGGACCGGGACGGGTCGTTTGCGGAGTACGTGGTTCTCCCCGAGAACGTCCTGTGGAAAACCGCCTCCACCGTGCCCCCGGAGCTCGCGTCGGTTCAGGAACCCCTCGGCAATGCCGTCGATGCCGCCCTGGCCGAAGACCTCACGGGTCACACGGTGCTCATCACCGGATGCGGACCGACAGGATTGTTCGCGGCGGCTGTCGCGCGCACGGCAGGGGCGGCCACCATCATTGCATCGGACGTCAGTGAGTATCGTCTGGCTCTGGCCAAACAGGTCGGTGTCGATCATGTGCTGAATGCCGGGACCGAGGCCCCGAACAAGCTGGCCGCGAGCATCCAGGACATCACCGCCGGTGAAGGAGTCGATGCGTCGCTTGAAATGTCGGGAGATCCGAGCGCCCTGCATCTGGCATTCGGAGCGGTCAAGAACGGGGGACGCGTCACCCTCTTCGGGATCCCCACCGGGCCGATCACCTGCGATCTGGCGAACGAAATCATTTTCAAAGGGATCCGCGTGCACGGCATCACAGGCCGGCGTCTCTTCAGTACGTGGTATCGGCTCGCCGGACTGTTCAAGGCCGGTCTCAACATCAAGCCGGTCATCACCCATACGTTCCCCATGAGCGGATTCGCGCAGGGGTTCGAATTGATGCGTTCCGGCCGGTGCGGCAAGGTGGTGTTGCTGCTGTAG
- a CDS encoding energy transducer TonB: MAALLRRGLVLVTALCASGLPATATPADSAAPAATSPSPAPASPAKRWTRFDLSQSGSGGDLQSGKPLTLDITLGGVVQSSVPVVAICESVLFESQTATLDPEGDSMTLKTTVTLEPMPMSRTSVRPKAARIQVSFARFRQDRFERFMRRVVYVTLNHQEAPPDSVDPPPIKPEEPLVVDLIADEVQPDAIRVTGEALAEEDLMPLADPGQGRAYWQHVSHLVSRSWARQVREMRRGPSGETVRVHFQLFPNGRAQLIEIEKGSGAREIDEAGIYAIVNAQPFPPFPDELGDEAVDVHVRMRTGAKPKQREVQSVTNPSAGRPDAPGGGVKK; this comes from the coding sequence ATGGCCGCGTTGCTTCGCAGGGGCCTGGTCCTCGTGACCGCATTGTGTGCAAGCGGGCTGCCCGCGACCGCGACGCCCGCCGACTCAGCCGCTCCAGCTGCGACCTCTCCGTCACCTGCCCCTGCCAGTCCGGCCAAACGCTGGACCCGTTTTGATCTCAGCCAGTCCGGCTCAGGAGGCGACCTGCAATCCGGCAAGCCGCTGACTCTCGACATCACTCTCGGGGGAGTCGTCCAGAGTTCCGTCCCCGTGGTGGCCATCTGCGAGTCGGTCCTCTTTGAATCCCAAACCGCGACGCTCGATCCGGAGGGGGACTCAATGACCCTCAAGACGACCGTCACGCTGGAGCCGATGCCGATGAGCCGGACGTCGGTTCGCCCCAAAGCCGCGCGGATTCAGGTCAGCTTTGCGCGCTTTCGGCAAGACAGATTCGAGCGATTCATGCGGCGGGTCGTCTATGTAACCCTGAACCATCAGGAAGCGCCGCCGGACAGCGTCGATCCGCCGCCGATCAAGCCGGAGGAGCCGCTGGTCGTCGATCTGATCGCTGACGAAGTGCAGCCTGATGCGATTCGCGTGACCGGAGAAGCCTTGGCCGAAGAAGATCTGATGCCTCTTGCGGATCCCGGCCAAGGACGGGCCTATTGGCAACATGTGAGCCACCTGGTGAGCCGCAGTTGGGCCCGGCAGGTTCGTGAGATGAGGCGCGGGCCAAGCGGCGAAACGGTCAGGGTGCATTTCCAACTGTTTCCGAACGGCCGTGCCCAGCTGATCGAGATCGAGAAGGGCTCCGGCGCCCGTGAAATCGACGAGGCGGGGATTTATGCCATCGTCAATGCGCAGCCGTTCCCGCCCTTTCCCGATGAATTAGGCGATGAGGCGGTGGATGTCCACGTTCGAATGCGGACGGGAGCCAAGCCGAAACAGCGTGAGGTCCAGTCGGTGACGAATCCATCCGCCGGCCGCCCCGACGCTCCAGGCGGAGGGGTCAAGAAGTAA